A DNA window from Pseudomonas resinovorans NBRC 106553 contains the following coding sequences:
- a CDS encoding M24 family metallopeptidase codes for MQMPKTLRIRNGEKVKATFSAQEYANRQARLRAHLAAENIDAAIFTSYHNINYYSDFLYCSFGRPYALVVTQDDVISISANIDGGQPWRRTQGTDNIVYTDWQRDNYFVAIQQALPRARRIGIEADHLNLQNRDKLAARYPEAELVDVAAACMRMRMIKSAEEHVMIRHGARIADIGGAAVVEALRDQVPEYEVALHATQAMVRAIADTFEDVELMDTWTWFQSGINTDGAHNPVTTRKVNKGDILSLNCFPMIAGYYTALERTLFLDHCSDDHLRLWQVNVEVHEAGLKLIKPGARCSDIARELNEIFLKHDLLQYRTFGYGHSFGTLSHYYGREAGLELREDIDTVLEPGMVVSIEPMIMLPEGLPGAGGYREHDILIVNENGAENITKFPYGPEKNIIRK; via the coding sequence ATGCAAATGCCCAAGACGCTCCGCATCCGTAACGGCGAGAAGGTCAAAGCCACCTTCTCCGCCCAGGAATACGCCAATCGCCAAGCCAGGCTGCGTGCCCATCTGGCGGCGGAGAACATCGACGCCGCGATCTTCACCTCCTACCACAACATCAACTACTACTCCGACTTCCTCTACTGCTCCTTCGGCCGCCCCTACGCCCTGGTGGTGACCCAGGACGACGTGATCAGCATCAGCGCCAACATCGACGGCGGCCAGCCCTGGCGCCGCACCCAGGGCACCGACAACATCGTCTACACCGACTGGCAGCGCGACAACTACTTCGTCGCCATCCAGCAGGCACTGCCCCGCGCCCGCCGCATCGGTATCGAGGCGGACCACCTGAACCTGCAGAACCGCGACAAGCTGGCCGCCCGCTACCCCGAGGCCGAGCTGGTGGACGTGGCCGCCGCCTGCATGCGCATGCGCATGATCAAGTCCGCCGAGGAGCATGTGATGATCCGCCACGGTGCGCGCATCGCCGACATCGGCGGCGCGGCGGTGGTGGAAGCCCTGCGCGACCAGGTGCCGGAGTACGAAGTGGCGCTGCACGCCACCCAGGCCATGGTCCGCGCCATCGCCGACACCTTCGAGGACGTCGAGCTGATGGACACCTGGACCTGGTTCCAGTCCGGCATCAACACCGACGGCGCGCACAACCCGGTGACCACCCGCAAGGTGAACAAGGGCGACATCCTCAGCCTCAACTGCTTCCCGATGATCGCCGGCTACTACACCGCACTGGAGCGCACCCTGTTCCTCGACCATTGCTCGGACGACCACCTGCGCCTGTGGCAGGTCAACGTCGAGGTGCACGAGGCCGGCCTGAAGCTGATCAAGCCCGGCGCGCGCTGCAGCGACATCGCCCGCGAGCTCAACGAGATCTTCCTCAAGCACGACCTGCTGCAATACCGCACCTTCGGTTATGGCCACTCCTTCGGCACCCTCAGCCACTACTACGGCCGCGAGGCCGGGCTGGAACTGCGGGAGGACATCGACACCGTGCTGGAACCGGGCATGGTGGTTTCCATCGAGCCGATGATCATGCTGCCGGAAGGCCTGCCGGGCGCCGGTGGCTACCGCGAGCACGACATCCTCATCGTCAACGAGAACGGCGCGGAGAACATCACCAAGTTCCCCTACGGCCCGGAGAAAAACATCATCCGCAAATGA
- a CDS encoding MFS transporter, which yields MSTSNQTLAYGQAGSQMASSDRSTLRRAATASFMGNFVEWFDYASYGYLAAIIAVVFFPATDKTTGLLAAFAVFAISFIVRPIGGIVWGHIGDRYGRRNALSLSILIMSGATFCIALLPTYAQVGMLAPLLLLLIRLVQGFSASGEYAGATAFLAEYAPDHKRGFYTCLVPASTAAGLLFGSLLVALLYNLLDESQLHDWGWRLPFLLAAPLGLIGRYIRLHLEDTPKFREMAHALESRSEHQQVPVRELFAAHRGKVLAAICATSLNAVAFYLILSYMPTYLSSEMGMSETDSFLASTVSLATYIGFIFMMGMLSDRYGRKTMLILASLLFIGLTFPLFGLLDGQGFMVILLIQIAFGLMLAMNDGTLPCYLAEIFPTRVRYSGFAFSFNTAQALFGGTAPFVATWLISQTGDKMAPSWLLIGAAVVALFAVILVKGVDRRLAD from the coding sequence ATGAGCACGTCCAACCAGACCCTGGCCTATGGCCAGGCCGGCAGCCAGATGGCCAGCAGCGATCGCAGCACCCTCCGCCGCGCGGCAACCGCCAGCTTCATGGGCAACTTCGTCGAGTGGTTCGACTACGCGTCCTATGGCTACCTGGCCGCGATCATCGCGGTGGTGTTCTTCCCGGCGACGGACAAGACCACGGGGCTGCTGGCGGCCTTCGCGGTGTTCGCCATCTCGTTCATCGTCCGCCCCATCGGAGGCATCGTCTGGGGCCATATCGGCGACCGTTACGGCCGGCGTAACGCCCTGTCCCTGTCCATCCTCATCATGTCCGGCGCCACCTTCTGCATCGCGCTGCTGCCCACCTACGCCCAGGTGGGCATGCTGGCGCCGCTACTGTTACTGCTGATCCGCCTGGTGCAGGGCTTCTCGGCGTCCGGCGAGTACGCCGGTGCCACGGCCTTCCTGGCCGAGTACGCCCCGGACCACAAGCGCGGCTTCTACACCTGCCTGGTGCCGGCCAGTACGGCGGCGGGCTTGCTGTTCGGCTCCTTGCTGGTGGCGCTGCTCTACAACCTGCTGGACGAGTCGCAACTGCACGACTGGGGCTGGCGTTTGCCCTTCCTGCTGGCGGCGCCCCTGGGGCTGATCGGCCGTTACATCCGCCTGCACCTGGAGGACACGCCGAAATTCCGCGAAATGGCCCATGCCCTGGAAAGCCGCAGCGAGCACCAGCAGGTGCCCGTACGCGAGCTGTTCGCGGCCCACCGGGGCAAGGTGCTGGCCGCCATCTGCGCCACCAGCCTCAATGCCGTGGCCTTCTACCTGATCCTCAGTTACATGCCCACCTACCTGTCCAGTGAAATGGGCATGAGCGAAACCGACTCCTTCCTGGCGTCCACCGTTTCGCTGGCCACCTACATCGGCTTCATCTTCATGATGGGGATGCTGTCGGACAGGTACGGCCGCAAGACCATGCTGATCCTCGCCTCGCTGCTGTTCATCGGCCTGACCTTCCCGCTGTTCGGCCTGCTCGACGGCCAGGGGTTCATGGTGATCCTGCTGATCCAGATCGCCTTCGGCCTGATGTTGGCGATGAACGACGGCACCTTGCCGTGCTACCTCGCCGAGATCTTCCCGACCCGGGTGCGCTACAGCGGTTTCGCCTTCAGCTTCAACACGGCCCAGGCGCTGTTCGGCGGCACCGCGCCCTTCGTGGCGACCTGGCTGATCAGCCAGACGGGGGACAAGATGGCACCTTCCTGGCTGCTCATCGGCGCTGCGGTGGTGGCGCTGTTCGCGGTGATCCTGGTGAAGGGCGTCGATCGACGATTGGCTGACTGA
- a CDS encoding GlxA family transcriptional regulator has product MAVANLVAPPVDETPGQARHAGVKTFGFLLIPNFNTIGCAAAMETLRMANLAAKRPLYRSCLIAVDHEPVQASNGMRVVPDYSIHDAPELDTLFVVGANPIPARNDRNLLRWVRRLAGLGVPLGGICSGSHLLASADLLKGYRCTLHWEDIEQVKDKFPGIIISNQLFELDRDRYTCSGGTAAMDMTLQLVAREPGGVEIATRAAELLLCDRMRGAREQQRVPLRQKLGHAQPKLSQIVAIMEANLEEPLELEELAQLNEVSVRQLERLFHKYLERTPSQYYLELRLNRARDLLLRSESQVRDIALACGFASPAHFSKCYSRFFGHSPRGERKQRPLHA; this is encoded by the coding sequence ATGGCTGTTGCGAACCTTGTGGCACCGCCCGTCGACGAAACACCCGGCCAGGCCCGGCACGCCGGCGTGAAGACCTTCGGATTCCTGCTGATCCCGAACTTCAACACCATCGGCTGCGCCGCGGCCATGGAAACCCTGCGCATGGCCAACCTGGCCGCCAAGCGCCCGCTTTATCGCTCCTGCCTGATCGCCGTTGACCACGAGCCGGTGCAGGCCAGCAACGGCATGCGCGTGGTGCCGGACTATTCCATCCACGACGCCCCCGAGCTGGATACCCTATTCGTCGTCGGCGCCAACCCCATCCCGGCCCGCAACGACCGCAACCTGCTGCGCTGGGTGCGCCGTCTCGCCGGCCTGGGCGTGCCCCTTGGCGGGATCTGCAGCGGCAGCCACCTGCTGGCCAGCGCCGACCTGCTCAAGGGCTACCGCTGCACCCTGCACTGGGAAGATATCGAGCAGGTGAAGGACAAGTTCCCCGGCATCATCATCTCCAACCAGCTGTTCGAGCTGGACCGCGATCGCTACACCTGTTCAGGGGGAACGGCCGCCATGGACATGACCCTGCAGCTGGTCGCCCGCGAGCCGGGCGGCGTGGAGATCGCCACCCGCGCCGCGGAGCTGCTGCTCTGCGACCGCATGCGCGGCGCCCGCGAGCAGCAACGGGTGCCCCTGCGGCAAAAGCTCGGCCACGCCCAACCGAAGCTGAGCCAGATAGTCGCGATCATGGAAGCGAACCTGGAAGAGCCCCTGGAACTGGAAGAATTGGCCCAGCTCAACGAGGTGTCGGTGCGCCAGCTGGAACGCCTGTTCCACAAGTACCTGGAGCGCACGCCGAGCCAGTACTACCTGGAGCTGCGCCTGAACCGCGCCCGCGACCTGCTGCTCAGGAGCGAGTCCCAGGTCCGCGACATCGCCCTGGCCTGCGGCTTCGCCTCGCCGGCGCACTTCTCCAAGTGCTACAGCCGCTTCTTCGGCCACTCGCCGCGCGGGGAGCGCAAGCAGCGTCCGCTGCATGCCTGA
- the glyA gene encoding serine hydroxymethyltransferase translates to MFNKHDQIQGYDDELFSAIQEEEHRQEDHIELIASENYTSKRVMEAQGSGLTNKYAEGYPGKRYYGGCEFVDKVEQLAIDRAKQLFGADYANVQPHSGSQANSAVYLALLNAGDTILGMSLAHGGHLTHGAKVSSSGKLYNAVQYGLDTATGLIDYDEVERLAVEHKPKMIVAGFSAYSKTLDFPRFRAIADKVGALLFVDMAHVAGLVAAGLYPNPLPYADVVTTTTHKTLRGPRGGLILAKANEEIEKKLNSAVFPGAQGGPLMHVIAAKAVCFKEALEPGFKDYQAQVIKNAQAMAKVFIERGYDVVSGGTDNHLFLVSLIKQGKTGKEADAALGRAGITVNKNAVPNDPQSPFVTSGVRIGTPAITSRGFKEAQSLELAGWICDILDHLGDADVEAQVAKQVAGLCADFPVYR, encoded by the coding sequence ATGTTCAACAAGCACGACCAGATCCAGGGTTACGACGACGAACTCTTCAGTGCCATTCAGGAAGAAGAGCATCGCCAGGAAGACCACATCGAACTGATCGCCTCGGAAAACTACACCAGCAAGCGCGTGATGGAGGCCCAGGGCAGCGGCCTCACCAACAAGTACGCCGAAGGCTACCCGGGCAAGCGCTACTACGGCGGCTGCGAGTTCGTCGACAAGGTGGAGCAGTTGGCCATCGACCGCGCCAAGCAGCTGTTCGGCGCCGACTACGCCAACGTGCAGCCGCACTCCGGCTCCCAGGCCAACAGCGCCGTGTACCTCGCCCTGCTCAACGCCGGTGACACCATCCTCGGCATGAGCCTGGCCCACGGCGGCCACCTGACCCACGGCGCCAAGGTGAGCTCCTCCGGCAAGCTGTACAACGCCGTGCAGTACGGCCTGGACACCGCCACCGGCCTGATCGACTACGACGAAGTGGAGCGCCTGGCCGTCGAGCACAAGCCGAAGATGATCGTCGCCGGCTTCTCCGCCTACTCCAAGACCCTCGACTTCCCGCGCTTCCGCGCCATCGCCGACAAGGTGGGTGCGCTGCTGTTCGTCGACATGGCCCACGTCGCCGGCCTGGTGGCCGCCGGCCTGTACCCGAACCCGCTGCCCTACGCCGACGTGGTCACCACCACCACCCACAAGACCCTGCGCGGTCCCCGTGGCGGCCTGATCCTGGCCAAGGCCAACGAGGAGATCGAGAAGAAGCTCAACTCCGCCGTGTTCCCCGGTGCCCAGGGTGGCCCGCTGATGCACGTGATCGCGGCCAAGGCGGTGTGCTTCAAGGAAGCCCTGGAGCCCGGCTTCAAGGACTACCAGGCCCAGGTCATCAAGAACGCCCAGGCCATGGCCAAGGTGTTCATCGAGCGTGGCTACGACGTGGTTTCCGGCGGCACCGACAACCACCTGTTCCTGGTCAGCCTGATCAAGCAGGGCAAGACCGGCAAAGAGGCGGACGCCGCCCTCGGCCGCGCCGGCATCACCGTGAACAAGAACGCCGTGCCCAACGACCCGCAGTCGCCCTTCGTCACCTCCGGCGTGCGCATCGGCACCCCGGCCATCACCAGCCGCGGCTTCAAGGAAGCCCAGAGCCTGGAACTGGCCGGCTGGATCTGCGACATCCTCGACCACCTCGGCGATGCCGACGTCGAAGCGCAGGTGGCCAAGCAGGTCGCCGGCCTCTGCGCCGACTTCCCCGTCTACCGCTAA
- a CDS encoding sarcosine oxidase subunit beta codes for MQRYSGFGLFKHSLSHHENWQRMWRNPTPKPVYDVIIVGGGGHGLATAYYLAKEFGVKNVAVVEKGWLGGGNTARNTTIVRSNYLWDEAAQLYEHAMKLWEGLSQDLNYNVMFSQRGVYNLCHTLQDMRDSARRVNANRLNGVDGELLDAKQVAEEIPYLDCSKNTRYPIMGSTVQRRGGVARHDAVAWGYARAADALGVDLLQNTEVIGFRKQDGAVIGVETNRGFIGAKRVGVVTAGNSGHMAKLAGFRLPLESHPLQALVSEPIKPVIHSVIMSNAVHGYISQSDKGDLVIGAGIDGYNGYGQRGSYGTIEHTLQAIVEMFPVLSRVRMNRQWGGIVDTTPDACPIIAKTPVKNLFFNCGWGTGGFKATPGSGHVFAASLARGEMHPLAQPFSIERFHNGALIDEHGAAAVAH; via the coding sequence ATGCAACGCTATTCCGGCTTCGGTCTGTTCAAGCACTCCCTCAGCCATCATGAAAACTGGCAACGCATGTGGCGAAACCCGACGCCGAAGCCGGTCTATGACGTGATCATCGTCGGCGGCGGCGGCCACGGCCTGGCCACCGCCTATTACCTGGCCAAGGAATTCGGCGTGAAGAACGTCGCGGTGGTGGAGAAGGGCTGGCTGGGCGGCGGCAACACCGCGCGCAACACCACCATCGTCCGCTCCAACTACCTGTGGGACGAGGCGGCGCAGCTGTACGAGCACGCCATGAAACTCTGGGAAGGCCTGTCCCAGGACCTGAACTACAACGTCATGTTCTCCCAGCGTGGCGTCTACAACCTCTGCCACACCCTGCAGGACATGCGTGACTCGGCGCGCCGGGTCAACGCCAACCGCCTCAACGGCGTGGATGGCGAGCTGCTGGACGCCAAGCAGGTAGCCGAGGAGATCCCCTACCTCGACTGCAGCAAGAACACCCGCTACCCGATCATGGGTTCCACCGTGCAGCGTCGCGGCGGCGTGGCCCGTCACGATGCCGTGGCCTGGGGCTATGCCCGCGCCGCCGACGCCCTGGGCGTGGACCTCCTGCAGAACACCGAAGTGATCGGCTTCCGCAAGCAGGACGGCGCGGTGATCGGTGTCGAAACCAACCGTGGCTTCATCGGCGCCAAGCGCGTCGGCGTGGTCACCGCCGGCAACTCCGGGCACATGGCCAAGCTGGCCGGCTTCCGCCTGCCGCTGGAATCCCACCCGCTGCAGGCCCTGGTGTCCGAGCCGATCAAGCCGGTCATCCATAGCGTGATCATGTCCAACGCCGTGCATGGCTACATCAGCCAGTCGGACAAGGGCGACCTGGTCATCGGCGCCGGCATCGACGGCTACAACGGCTACGGGCAGCGTGGCTCCTACGGCACCATCGAGCACACCCTGCAGGCCATCGTGGAGATGTTCCCGGTGCTCTCCCGCGTGCGCATGAACCGCCAGTGGGGCGGCATCGTCGACACCACCCCGGACGCCTGCCCGATCATCGCCAAGACCCCGGTGAAGAACCTGTTCTTCAACTGCGGCTGGGGCACCGGCGGCTTCAAGGCCACCCCCGGCTCGGGCCACGTCTTCGCGGCGAGCCTGGCGCGCGGCGAGATGCACCCGCTGGCCCAGCCCTTCTCCATCGAACGTTTCCACAACGGCGCACTGATCGACGAGCACGGCGCCGCTGCCGTGGCTCACTAA
- a CDS encoding sarcosine oxidase subunit delta, whose translation MLHIFCPHCGELRSEEEFHAKGQAHIPRPLDPNSCTDEEWGDYIFFRDNPRGIHHELWVHSAGCRQYFNATRHTVSYEILETYKIGEKPSVTEATVGEKKAATAGVTA comes from the coding sequence ATGCTGCATATCTTCTGCCCTCATTGCGGGGAGCTGCGCTCCGAAGAGGAATTCCACGCCAAGGGCCAGGCGCACATCCCGCGCCCCCTGGACCCCAACAGCTGCACCGACGAAGAGTGGGGCGACTACATCTTCTTCCGCGACAACCCGCGCGGCATCCACCACGAGCTGTGGGTGCACTCGGCGGGCTGCCGCCAGTACTTCAACGCCACGCGCCACACCGTGAGCTACGAGATCCTCGAAACCTACAAGATCGGTGAGAAGCCCAGCGTCACCGAAGCCACCGTCGGCGAGAAGAAAGCCGCGACCGCAGGAGTAACGGCATGA
- a CDS encoding sarcosine oxidase subunit alpha, producing the protein MSQVNRLPKGGRVDRSQPLTFTFNGQNYQGYAGDTLAAALLANGVDIIGRSFKYSRPRGIVAAGAEEPNAVLQIGSSESTQVPNVRATQQALYAGLAAASTNGWPSVDNDLMGILGKVGGGMMPPGFYYKTFMYPQNLWLTYEKYIRKAAGLGRAPTEVDPDIYDHLNQHCDVLVVGAGPAGLAAALAAGRSGARVILADEQEEFGGSLLDTRETLDGKPAAEWAARAIAELQSMAEVTLLPRATVNGYHDHNFLTIHQRLTDHLGEVAPRGQARHRVHRVRAKRVVLAAGAHERPLVYSNNDVPGNMLAGAVSTYVNRYGVAPGRQLVLSTSNDYAYRVVLDWLDAGQQVVAVADARSNPRGAWVEEARARGVRILTGSAVVEARGSKRVTGARICAIDLKNHKVTSPGEVVDCDLIVSSGGYSPVVHLASHLGGKPTWREDILAFVPGEGFQKRICAGAVNGVFGLGDALADGFEAGAKAAAEAGYKAVEGNLPKTQKRNEEAAVALFQVPHDKSTSRAPKQFVDLQNDVTSAGIELATREGFESVEHVKRYTALGFGTDQGKLGNINGLAIAARSMGISIAQMGTTMFRPNYTPVTFGAVAGRHCGALFEPKRYTAMHRWHLEQGAEFEDVGQWKRPWYFPKRGEDLHAAVARECKAVRDSVGILDASTLGKIDIQGPDAREFLNRVYTNAWTKLDVGKARYGLMCKEDGMVFDDGVTACIGDNHFVMTTTTGGAARVMEWLEIYHQTEWPELKVYFTSVTDHWATMTLSGPNSRKLLAEVTDIDLDKDAFPFMSWKEGLVGGVPARVFRISFTGELSYEVNVQADYALGVWEKVVEAGKKYNLTPYGTETMHVLRAEKGFIIVGQDTDGSVTPDDLNMGWAVGRNKAFSFIGWRGMNREDCLRDDRKQLVGLKPIDPNLVLPEGAQLVFDPKQSIPMKMVGHVTSSYMSASMGYSFALAVVKGGLKRIGERVFAPLADGSVIEAEICSSVFYDPKGDRQNV; encoded by the coding sequence ATGAGCCAGGTCAACCGTCTTCCCAAGGGCGGCCGCGTCGATCGCAGCCAGCCGCTGACCTTCACCTTCAACGGCCAGAACTACCAGGGCTATGCGGGCGACACCCTGGCCGCCGCCCTGCTGGCCAACGGCGTCGACATCATCGGCCGCAGCTTCAAGTACTCCCGTCCGCGCGGCATCGTCGCCGCCGGCGCGGAAGAGCCCAACGCCGTGCTGCAGATCGGCTCCAGCGAAAGCACCCAGGTGCCCAACGTGCGCGCCACCCAGCAGGCCCTCTACGCGGGCCTGGCGGCCGCCAGCACCAATGGCTGGCCGAGCGTGGACAACGACCTGATGGGCATCCTCGGCAAGGTCGGCGGCGGCATGATGCCGCCCGGGTTCTACTACAAGACCTTCATGTACCCGCAGAACCTCTGGCTGACCTACGAGAAGTACATCCGCAAGGCCGCCGGCCTCGGCCGTGCGCCCACCGAAGTCGACCCGGACATCTACGACCACCTGAACCAGCACTGCGACGTGCTGGTGGTCGGTGCCGGCCCCGCGGGCCTCGCCGCCGCACTGGCCGCCGGCCGCAGCGGCGCCCGGGTGATCCTCGCCGACGAGCAGGAAGAATTCGGCGGCAGCCTGCTGGATACCCGCGAAACCCTGGACGGCAAGCCCGCCGCCGAGTGGGCCGCCAGGGCCATCGCCGAGCTGCAGTCCATGGCGGAGGTGACCCTGCTGCCGCGCGCCACGGTGAACGGCTACCACGACCACAACTTCCTCACCATCCACCAGCGCCTGACCGACCACCTGGGCGAAGTCGCCCCCCGTGGCCAGGCTCGCCATCGTGTCCACCGCGTCCGCGCCAAGCGCGTGGTGCTGGCCGCCGGCGCCCACGAGCGTCCGCTGGTGTATTCCAACAACGACGTGCCGGGCAACATGCTCGCCGGCGCCGTGTCCACCTACGTCAACCGCTACGGCGTGGCGCCGGGTCGCCAACTGGTGTTGTCCACCAGCAACGACTACGCCTACCGCGTGGTGCTGGACTGGCTCGACGCCGGGCAGCAAGTGGTGGCCGTGGCCGACGCCCGCAGCAACCCCCGTGGTGCCTGGGTGGAAGAAGCCCGCGCCCGTGGCGTGCGCATCCTCACCGGCAGCGCCGTGGTCGAGGCCCGTGGCAGCAAGCGGGTCACCGGTGCGCGGATCTGCGCCATCGACCTGAAGAACCACAAGGTCACCAGCCCCGGCGAAGTGGTGGACTGCGACCTGATCGTCAGCTCCGGCGGCTACAGCCCGGTGGTGCACCTGGCCTCGCACCTGGGCGGCAAGCCGACCTGGCGTGAAGACATCCTCGCCTTCGTCCCCGGTGAAGGCTTCCAGAAGCGTATCTGCGCCGGCGCCGTGAATGGCGTGTTCGGCCTCGGTGACGCCCTGGCCGATGGCTTCGAGGCGGGCGCCAAGGCCGCCGCCGAAGCCGGCTACAAGGCGGTCGAAGGCAACCTGCCGAAGACCCAGAAACGCAATGAGGAAGCCGCGGTGGCGCTGTTCCAGGTGCCCCACGACAAGTCCACCTCCCGTGCGCCGAAGCAATTCGTCGACCTGCAGAATGACGTCACCTCCGCCGGTATCGAGCTGGCCACCCGCGAGGGCTTCGAGTCGGTCGAGCACGTCAAGCGCTACACCGCGCTGGGCTTCGGTACTGACCAGGGCAAGCTGGGCAACATCAACGGCCTGGCCATCGCCGCCCGTTCGATGGGCATCAGCATCGCCCAGATGGGCACCACCATGTTCCGCCCGAACTACACCCCGGTGACCTTCGGCGCCGTCGCCGGCCGCCACTGCGGTGCGCTGTTCGAGCCCAAGCGCTACACCGCCATGCACCGCTGGCACCTGGAGCAGGGCGCGGAGTTCGAGGACGTCGGCCAGTGGAAGCGCCCCTGGTACTTCCCCAAGCGCGGCGAGGACCTGCACGCCGCCGTGGCCCGCGAATGCAAGGCCGTGCGTGACAGCGTGGGCATTCTCGACGCCTCCACCCTGGGCAAGATCGACATCCAGGGCCCGGACGCCCGCGAGTTCCTCAACCGCGTCTACACCAACGCCTGGACCAAGCTGGACGTGGGCAAGGCCCGCTACGGCCTGATGTGCAAGGAAGACGGCATGGTCTTCGACGACGGCGTGACCGCCTGCATCGGCGACAACCACTTCGTCATGACCACCACCACCGGCGGTGCCGCCCGCGTGATGGAATGGCTGGAGATCTACCACCAGACCGAATGGCCGGAGCTGAAGGTGTACTTCACCTCGGTCACCGACCACTGGGCCACCATGACCCTGTCCGGTCCCAACAGCCGCAAGCTGCTGGCCGAGGTCACCGACATCGACCTGGACAAGGACGCCTTCCCCTTCATGAGCTGGAAGGAAGGCCTGGTGGGCGGCGTGCCGGCGCGGGTGTTCCGCATCTCCTTCACCGGTGAGCTGAGCTACGAAGTCAACGTGCAGGCCGACTACGCCCTGGGCGTGTGGGAGAAGGTCGTCGAGGCGGGCAAGAAGTACAACCTGACCCCCTACGGCACCGAGACCATGCACGTGCTGCGGGCCGAGAAGGGCTTCATCATCGTCGGCCAGGACACCGACGGCTCGGTGACCCCGGACGACCTCAACATGGGTTGGGCGGTGGGCCGCAACAAGGCCTTCTCCTTCATCGGCTGGCGCGGCATGAACCGCGAGGACTGCCTGCGCGACGACCGCAAGCAGCTGGTGGGCCTGAAACCCATCGACCCGAACCTGGTACTGCCGGAAGGCGCCCAGCTGGTGTTCGATCCGAAGCAGTCCATCCCGATGAAGATGGTCGGCCACGTCACCTCCAGCTACATGAGTGCCTCCATGGGCTATTCCTTCGCCCTGGCCGTGGTCAAGGGTGGCCTCAAGCGCATCGGCGAACGCGTCTTCGCACCGCTGGCCGATGGCAGCGTGATCGAAGCCGAAATCTGCAGCTCCGTGTTCTATGACCCGAAAGGGGACCGCCAGAATGTCTAA
- a CDS encoding sarcosine oxidase subunit gamma, with protein MSNVNVYKQRPDAAHAESPLFHAGLDELARKGKSSAGVVLREKKLLGHLVIRGDAKDAAFAGGVHSALGLELPVALTLVASGDTSLQWLGPDEWLLIVPGGTEFEVEQRLRKALDGQHISVVNVSGGQTILELSGAKAREVLMKSTSYDVHPSNFPVGKAVGSNFAKSQLVIRHTGEETWELLVRRSFADYIWLWLQDASAEYGLAVKA; from the coding sequence ATGTCTAACGTGAACGTCTACAAACAGCGTCCCGACGCCGCCCATGCCGAATCGCCGCTGTTCCATGCCGGCCTCGACGAACTGGCGCGCAAGGGCAAGAGCAGCGCGGGCGTGGTCCTGCGCGAGAAGAAACTCCTCGGCCACCTGGTGATCCGTGGTGACGCCAAGGACGCGGCCTTCGCCGGCGGCGTGCACAGCGCCCTCGGCCTGGAGCTGCCGGTGGCCCTGACCCTGGTGGCCAGCGGCGACACCTCGCTGCAGTGGCTGGGGCCGGACGAGTGGCTGCTGATCGTTCCGGGCGGCACCGAGTTCGAGGTCGAGCAGCGCCTGCGCAAGGCCCTGGATGGCCAGCACATCTCGGTGGTCAACGTCAGCGGCGGCCAGACCATTCTCGAGCTCTCCGGGGCCAAGGCCCGCGAGGTGCTGATGAAGTCCACCTCCTACGACGTGCACCCGAGCAACTTCCCGGTGGGCAAGGCCGTGGGCAGCAACTTCGCCAAGTCGCAGCTGGTGATCCGCCACACCGGCGAGGAAACCTGGGAGCTGCTGGTACGCCGCAGCTTCGCCGACTACATCTGGCTCTGGCTGCAGGACGCCAGCGCCGAGTACGGGTTGGCGGTGAAGGCCTGA